The Musa acuminata AAA Group cultivar baxijiao chromosome BXJ1-8, Cavendish_Baxijiao_AAA, whole genome shotgun sequence genomic sequence CCGGTGATTATTTTCTAGTTATCTTTAAATTAGAACCTTTCTTTCATCTCTTTTTATTTCTTGACCAAAACAAATATTTGTACTCGTCCAATATCTCCCAAAGTCAGTGCATTTTGTTCTGCTACTGAGCCTGCATTCTTTGGGGAAATGACGAGTCCGGTACCCGCGTAGTTAGACTTCAGATGTTCCTGAACCACGGTGGCTCATGGTTGACTGCACCTTCGGAACCTACGTTCGGTAAGCGTACCATTTTATGCGGACTACGTATTTAGTTAGCCACCTCATTGGACTTCGGATTAGGCTTATTTACTAACTGTTTGTGTCGTGACAGCGTACTCGGTGTCTCGAGTCCCACGTCCCATAGTCGTTCAACATAGCTGTTTGTTTCGGATCGATattttttatgacttttatttaatttagaaaatatttgattattttaagtTGTTTATGTTAAGCATCGAGCCTTTTATTTTTTGGGTTAAGCGGAGCAATAAAACTTTTTTAAGTTTCAAAAATTGGCTGTCGAAAGAATTATATCTATCCAtcaggaaaaagaaaataaaattgggCGCACTTGAGGTCCTTCTGTTGTCTTTCTATTAGCACACTGGCTTAGACTTTCATCCTTTATGTGCATGGTTACTTACAGTcaattatatgtatgtatgctcTCTTTTAGGTGCATAATGAGAGAAGCAGAGACTACACTATTCAGGACACGGGTGTACCAATGATGTCCTAAGCTCCTGGTTTACCCACCACTTCTGGGTGGCAAGTTTATCCCCAGCCAACATCCACATACGTGGGCAGTGATTTTGGAGCTACAGGACAAGCAACAAATCCTCAGGGTCAAATGTTGACATGGAATTCTAGCACGTCAGGTGGAAGCTTTGTTTCAGAGCCTAACTTGTACCCAGGTCAAACCATTGCAACTGCTCCTGTTTCTCATTACCCAGTTTCAGCAAACACCTCCAGTGCTACTGCTGGGTCACTTCAAGCTTCACAGAACTCATCACCTTATGGTGTTATGTCGAATACAAGGCCTGCTTCTTCACCAACCACTCGACCTTTGTACTACAGTTCATAAGCTGCATCTTCTGACAATTCTCTAGGTCTGTTGCGTCTAGtatattactacttgaatttatattttaaaagtgtCTAATTAAGAGTAAATGGTAGTTTTGTTTTGGTATCTTAGTAGTTTATCCTGAAATAAGCTATCGAGTTTGACGTGAACCAGTGTGCTTTAAACAttcttaaatgttttatttttcatCCATTCTTTTTTTTCACCATGCAGTATTTTCGTCTTGGGCAATTAATCATATGTTATGTATTCCACATCAAGATAGTTTGACAAAATTGAGTTTCGAAGGTTTGTGGAGACATAATTTCTAGACATTTTTCCTTTCAAGTGGGttcagagttttttttttctttaaacagtTGCCTTTTATGATAGAATTTTATGATATGCTTTGCATTAGTAATGTATTCCAAAGATCAAGCAGTAAATACAAGCATAAGGCACTTCCGCCTGAACTTTTACAATATCTTCTTTACTTCTGGTTATAAAGCCTTTTGAGTGCTATTGTTTACGGATATAAAATTCAAACATATCTGGAATTCCAGACATTGTTAGATAATGACCCCTTTTCATAATCTTTATAACTTTTTCTAGTGGCATACTAATAGATCATGAAGCAATGTTATTTTTAGTTGTGTGATGAGACATGCTCAGGGAAGTGACCAATTTCTTTAGAACAATATCCAACTGATAGTATGCAATAATTTCATCTCAGTGCTGGTTGAATAAACACTGGCCAAAACATGCCTTGCAGGTATCCAGACTCTCCCATCAGTGAAGTTGCCATGAGATTTATGATACTCTGCACCGGTCTGCTCTTTCTCGGCTTCACTCAAGCTATGGAACTTTGGAACTGCAGAAGATAGCCTACTGCTAGCTCTATAATTCAATTGTACAGGCTTTTGTGGTTTGATGTGGTGACTGGATCTACCTAGAAGAACATGTTATTTCTTGGGTTCTAAATGATTGAAGCCGCACTTCCAGCTTCAGAAAGATGTTTTCCCTTCATGTTCAAAGTCTATGGATGTGTCAATTGTCGATAACATTATCGATTTAAATCTGCGATCCAGATGAGTAGTTGCTTCTCGATTTGGCCTTTGATTCTTCTTGTAAGATTTCGAATAGTCGCAATCTTTTGATGATTTTAGATTTCGAGTCTCAATCCTGCTCGAAATTTGGTTTGTTTTAATTGCTTGCGCATTGATAGATGTGACGCTGATGAcgacaagaagaaaaaggaagaataatTAATCAAAGAAGCTGCCCTCCACAACTTTGATGAACTCCTTGAAATCGATCCTCCCGTCGTCGTTCTCGTCGTACGCCGCGATCATCCGTCGGCATGCCTCCAATGCCGCCCCCTCCGGGAAGCCCAGCTTGCAGAGAACACGATGCAGGTCCAGGGGCTCTATGACCCCGTCACCGTCATCATCGAAGACGGAGAACGCCTCCGCCACTTCCTCCAAGCTCGGCTCCTCCCCCTCAAACACGCCACGCATCTCCTCGAGCTGCTCACCGTCCGCGCCGCAAGGCATGCCCGTAATGATCTCCATCACCGTCTCCACGTCTTCTCTGGTCAACTCGGGCGCCTCGCTACCGTCGGCCGAGTCGCCGGGTCTGACACGATCGACGACCCCCGATGCGCACGGCGCTGGGTGCCGGAAGAGGAACCCCATGGATATCTTATTCTTCAGGACGACCCCCATGGAGATGGTCTTGTTGAAGTGGAGCACGATGGGCTCTGTGAGTGCGAGGGAGTGGTACGGTGCAGTTGGCAATGGTTTCTCCATGGTTTCCAGcgctgaggaggaagaagacgctgCTTCTTGGTCCAACCAATAACATGCATGGCGAATCGATGTGTATTTATGCGTGCAGGTGCGACTGTTTTCCTCTGGCACGTACGCAGCAGAGGCTGTCGACGCGGTGGCTAATCACAGAATCCAACAAAACTGGGCTGTCCTCGACAGCgaggaagagatagagagagagagacgtgtcaAAATGTTGATGCCATCAATCAAACGGACGCACACAATACTTATAGACGTTCCATGTTCGGCGAATCTTTGCAGGTTCGGTGAAGAGAGATCCGGATTGGATCATCAGATAGCTGAGATAGATACTGTTCGTTCATGTTCTCAAAGATCACCACTGATACTTTGCTGAGACGAGGACTTCCTCGTAATGTTTGGCGGCGTTGTCCCAGCTCAGGTCCTGCGCCATCCCTCGCGTCTGCAGGCCCTTCCAATTCTCCTTCTGGTTCCTGTAGGTGTTGAGGCAGTTCCCCAGCGCATTGATCAGCTTGTTGGCCTCCGCCCGGTCGAACGTCCACCCGAACCCGCTCTCCCTGAAGGGATCGAACGGGATCACCGTGTCGCGAAGCCCGCCGATGGCGTGCACCACCGGGACCGTGCCGTACTTCATGGCGTACAGCTGGTTCAGCCCGCAGGGCTCGAACCGCGATGGCATGAGCAGGACGTCCGCCCCTGCGGTGATCCTGTGCGCCATCTTCACCGAAAACCCCACCCACGCCCTCACCTTGTTGTGGTGCTCCCTGTCGAACTTGCGCAGCATCTCCTCCAGGTCGGCCCGTCCGGTGCCCAGCATCACCAGCTGCGCGTCCTGCCCGACGATCCAAGGCATCGCACCCGCAATGAGGTCGACGCCCTTCTGGTGATCCAGCCGGCCGATGAATCCGATGAGGGGGACGTCCTCGCGGACAGGGAGGCCGAGCTCCTTCTGCAGCGCCGCCTTGCACTGTGGTTTCCCGGCTTGCAGAGTCTCAATGGAATAGTTTCTGTAGCCATCGGATTGCAGGTGAAGATCCAGCTCAGGGTTCCAGTCCACTGTGTCGATCCCGTTGACGATGCCTTGGAACTTCCAGTTGTTCTCGTTTATGATCTCATGGAGTCCCCACCCACCTTCGGATGTTGTGAGCTCCCATGCGTAGCCACGGCTGACGGTGATCACGCGGTCAGCAGTCTTGAGGCCGGCCGCGAAGATGTTGAAGTGGTCACCTCCCATCGGCTCATACAGCTTGAAGAGGTCCATGTGTTGATCGGGCAAGTCGACATGGAAGAAGTCCTCAACTGGACCACGACCCTGGACAAGACAAACAGGTAGAATGCAGACGATAAGGATTCCGAACTCGTAGTTTCCTAAGTTGTTTAGAATGATGCCATGAAACTTCTATGTCAGGATCAGATTCAAGCATTCTTCTCGgtagaaaaagagaagagaagatgaatgattttatcttcattttgAGCGAAATGAATCTAAGATGTCTAAGACTCAATGTATCGGTAAAACTGAAAATTCTTTAGAGGAAGCAGAAGAGCAAGGTGATATCCTACAAGCTGATGGACTAGCAAAAGATGCAGATCTTGATTCTACTTATGATTCAGTCGAATCATCACTTATTATACAAGAATCTGAAAGGGGTACTGAAGATGAGAATGCTCAGAACCATACGGAAGCAAAATCTGATGGTGTAGATACAGAAGCAGATATTGAGGTAGAAAATGTGGATTCCCCTCCTCTGGCTGGAGCGAATGCCATGAATGTAATAGTAGTTTCCGCGGAATGTGCTCCTTGGTCAAAGACAGGTAttgatatttttagtattttcgtATTTTCCGATTGATCTTTTGCTGTATTTTTACTCTTACCTCTCAAGTACTGAAAATTTGTTGTATCAAGTCTATGCTCCACAATTGGTAATGAAGTGAATGACTGTTGTTTGGGTTTATAAAGTGTTATTATGATATTTAAATAAGATTCActgacatttatcatttttaacttcaacaGGAGGGCTTGGAGATGTAGCTGGGACTCTGCCAAAAGCTTTGGCTAGGAGAGGGCACCGGGTTATGGTATTTCTCCTTTCCCTTTTGTCGATTAATTTCTGTTTGAACCTCAAATCTCACGTTAATGTTGGTGGTGACTCTAGCTATTCCACAGAAAGGTAAATTGGAATAGCAATTCAAATCATAAAACTGCAATTACAATGTGCAGGTTTACCAAACTAGAATAATGTTAGTCCAAAAGTTGCTTCCTTAATATTGCTGTTGCATAGCCAGTTCAATCTTTCTTTTGTAAATTATAGGTTGTTTCCCCGAGGTATGCCAATTATCCTGAATCCAAAGATATAGGTGTTCGCAAATATTACAAAGCTGATGGGCAGGTCTGTATCTGCTGTTTCATGTCATGGTGTTTAGATTTAGCTATAAATACATACTTATCCTGTTGATGTCATATTATGGGATGCAGGATCTGGAAGTAAATTattttcatgcttatattgattgtGTGGATTTTGTATTTATCGACAGTCCAGTTTTCCATCATCTAGAGAACAACATTTATGGGGGAGACCggctggtaaaagttttttgcaaTTTTAACACCTGTAAATTAGTCAATCCAGTTTATTCACTTTTTGTTACTTCATTTTTTTGTGCACTGAAAATACAGAAATGACCCTCTACAAGTTATTTATATTGTCTTTCGCTAATTAATGCAGGAAATCTTGAAACGGATGGTATTGTTATGCAAGGTAGCTGTAGAGGTATCTCCTTTGTCCTAAACAACATATTCAACTATCCATGATGTACATAACAGAATATGTTAGTATTAGAAATTCGTAGTGAGCATTTGTCTAagattaatgcaggaagggacTTCCAACATGATTTCTAGTGTGAAAAATATAGTCATGTCGGTGGCCGCTTCAGTGCTGCTTTGAGTTAGTACTTGATAGTCCTTGAGGTGCTTAACTTAATTGCAAATGCCAATTCCCAACCCTTTTTCCCACTTCTTTTTTCTGGTTCTGTATCTTTGTTTTCTAGTTCATGCAGATGTCTTATGACTGAAATTAGCATCGTACAGTGTTGTCTTAGGTCTAAAATTTCATTACAGAACCAGTAGCAGGACCCGTTCAGAGGGGTAAGTATCGGTCAGCATAGTATCAAAACAttcagtgtgtatatatatatatatatatatatatatatatatatatatatatatatatatatattaaaaattggaTTGAATACGATATGTAACCGGGCAGTACTAGCATAGAGGTATCCAGTCAGATCGGTATGTTACACTCAGTATACCATACATCTAATTCTATGGTTCTGCATACTAATTGTCGATGGAGAACTGACTGTGACTTTGGTATCAACGAACCTTAACAAAACAATTTACTGTTTAAAAATTTTGGAGTTTCATACCATTTCTGATTCTTGATCGATGTTTTAAAAGATGTAAATCTCTGTGTGCAGGTGAAATTATTTAATAGGCCAAGTTTATATTAGAAAAAAGGCCTAGTTGTTAAACTCATTTCCATTTATTAGGCTTAGGAAATTAAGAACAAGGCCACTGACATATATGGTTTTCTTTGATACCTTATGTTTTTTTTCTATTATGATAGAGTCAGTGGAACTTTGTGCAAGGATTTACCTTACGTTAAACACACAATGGTAGTTACTCTCCAATGTTGGTCCTCTGCCAATTAACAGATATTAAATCATAATACTTTTGTTTAATCATCTAAGTTGTTTAGAAAATTGATGGAGTAATCGAGTGGTTGATGTAAATAACTGAAGGCTACTCTAGCATACTTAGTTCTTACTGCCTCTATCCTCCCTGATTTCTCGGCCTTACCTTTGCATCCAATTTATCATTGTTTCTGTTATCTAAATATGTTGTTTCATATAATTCCCTGAATTT encodes the following:
- the LOC135680384 gene encoding probable calcium-binding protein CML46 is translated as MEKPLPTAPYHSLALTEPIVLHFNKTISMGVVLKNKISMGFLFRHPAPCASGVVDRVRPGDSADGSEAPELTREDVETVMEIITGMPCGADGEQLEEMRGVFEGEEPSLEEVAEAFSVFDDDGDGVIEPLDLHRVLCKLGFPEGAALEACRRMIAAYDENDDGRIDFKEFIKVVEGSFFD
- the LOC135588170 gene encoding granule-bound starch synthase 2, chloroplastic/amyloplastic-like — translated: MDLFKLYEPMGGDHFNIFAAGLKTADRVITVSRGYAWELTTSEGGWGLHEIINENNWKFQGIVNGIDTVDWNPELDLHLQSDGYRNYSIETLQAGKPQCKAALQKELGLPVREDVPLIGFIGRLDHQKGVDLIAGAMPWIVGQDAQLVMLGTGRADLEEMLRKFDREHHNKVRAWVGFSVKMAHRITAGADVLLMPSRFEPCGLNQLYAMKYGTVPVVHAIGGLRDTVIPFDPFRESGFGWTFDRAEANKLINALGNCLNTYRNQKENWKGLQTRGMAQDLSWDNAAKHYEEVLVSAKYQW